GCGATGGCATGACCGACGCAAGGCTCGGGTTGACCGTGACGCACCGGCGGTACGTGCCGTACTCGCACGCCCACTACGCCGGCAACCTCGTCGACGGGGCGTACGCCCTCGCGTTGTTCGGTGACGTCGCCACGGAGGTGTGCATCCGCACCGACGGCGACGAGGGTCTGTTCGCCGGGTACACCGACGTGCGGTTCACCGCTCCCATCCGCGCCGGTGACGTGATCGAGGTGACCGCCCAGGTGTCGCGGGTGGGCACCCGCAGCCGCACCCTGGAGCTGTCCTGCGCGGTGGTGTGCCGGGGCCGCCCGGAGCGCTCCGAGTCCGCCGCCGAGGTCCTCGACCCGCCGATCGTGGCGGTCACCGCGACCGGCACCGTGGTCGTTCCCGCCGGCTCGTGACCCTGGCGGTCTGCGCGGACGTCGGGTCCACGTACACCAAGGTGGCGGTGGTGGACCTGGCCGCCGGTGTGCTGGTGGGAGCGGCGGCGGCGCCGACCACCGTGGGCACCGACGTGTTGCACGGCCTGGACGCCGCGGTCGCGGCGGCCACCGACGGGCTCGGGGTGCGCGACGTGCCGTGGTACGTCTGCTCGTCGGCCGGTGGTGGGTTGCGGCTGGCCGTGATCGGCTACGA
This portion of the Micromonospora zamorensis genome encodes:
- a CDS encoding hotdog domain-containing protein, yielding MTDARLGLTVTHRRYVPYSHAHYAGNLVDGAYALALFGDVATEVCIRTDGDEGLFAGYTDVRFTAPIRAGDVIEVTAQVSRVGTRSRTLELSCAVVCRGRPERSESAAEVLDPPIVAVTATGTVVVPAGS